From a single Raphanus sativus cultivar WK10039 chromosome 3, ASM80110v3, whole genome shotgun sequence genomic region:
- the LOC108846474 gene encoding uncharacterized protein LOC108846474, translating to MYRSASWSRVTEDYSVPWSAPKGLWKGLDEDEPTTYDPTSQEVTKKEKSRAKFAENAVHIIPFVLLACALVLWFFSNPNVDVGVKEESIAARIKGLTIEGDIDNDSDGTQTGFLGTAAEVGGSYKSKLKRDVNKRHRRIQTSRKVVKGFY from the exons ATGTACCGATCCGCAAGCTGGAGCCGTGTGACTGAGGATTACTCAGTACCTTGGTCCGCGCCAAAGGGATTATGGAAAGGCCTAGATGAAGACGAGCCGACTACATACGATCCTACGAGCCAGGAGGTAACAAAGAAAGAGAAGTCACGTGCCAAGTTTGCTGAAAATGCTGTTCACATAATCCCATTTGTTCTTCTCGCTTGTGCTCTAGTCCTTTGGTTTTTCTCTAATCCAA ATGTGGATGTTGGGGTAAAAGAGGAATCCATTGCGGCTAGGATCAAAGGATTGACGATTGAAGGAGACATTGACAACGACAGCGACGGAACTCAGACCGGATTCTTAGGCACTGCCGCAGAAGTGGGAGGTTCATACAAGTCGAAGCTAAAACGCGACGTTAATAAGCGTCATCGGAGGATACAAACTTCAAGGAAAGTGGTGAAAgggttttattag
- the LOC108846280 gene encoding mavicyanin: protein MEKASKKLFIFSLCIMFGILVTRRCNATTYFVGDTSGWDISSDLESWPLGKRFSVGDVLMFQYSSTHSVYEVAKDNFESCNTTDPIRTFTNGNTTVALSKPGDRFFVCGNRLHCFAGMRLQVNVEGNGPSPAPVGAPRAAPAGTLQPSSKKNNPATGVASSAAHVGGRGLRGSMNYFVYLMVFTFPLILYFINN from the exons ATGGAGAAGGCGTCAAAGAAGCTATTTATTTTCAGTCTCTGCATCATGTTTGGTATTTTAGTAACAAGAAGATGCAACGCAACTACATACTTTGTAGGAGACACGTCCGGTTGGGACATAAGCTCCGATCTTGAATCTTGGCCTCTAGGCAAGCGATTCTCTGTTGGTGATGTTCTAA TGTTCCAATACTCATCGACGCATAGTGTCTACGAAGTGGCGAAAGACAACTTCGAAAGCTGCAACACTACGGACCCGATCCGTACGTTCACAAATGGGAACACGACCGTTGCTCTGTCCAAACCGGGAGACCGGTTCTTTGTCTGTGGTAACCGGCTCCATTGCTTCGCTGGTATGAGGCTACAAGTTAATGTCGAAGGCAATGGCCCATCTCCTGCCCCTGTGGGTGCTCCACGGGCCGCCCCAGCAGGAACTCTTCAGCCATCTTCTAAAAAGAATAACCCTGCGACCGGGGTTGCTAGCTCGGCTGCCCACGTTGGTGGCCGCGGTCTGAGGGGTAGTatgaattattttgtatatttgatGGTTTTTACTTTTCCTTTGATATTGTATTTTATTAACAACTAA
- the LOC108844026 gene encoding peptide methionine sulfoxide reductase A3-like produces the protein MNLSAITQGNDNDAPAPGNEFAQFAAGCFWGVELAFQRVPGVTHTEVGYTQGFLHNPSYEDVCMNTTNHAEVVRVQYDPKECNFESLLDVFWSRHDPTTLNRQGKDVGTQYRSGIYFYSPEQEKLGVESMERHQEKMESKIMTEILPAKKFYRAEEYHQQYLSKGGQSCGIACNSPLMCSAATA, from the exons ATGAATCTTTCTGCTATCACTCAGGGAAACGACAATGATGCTCCGGCGCCGGGAAATGAGTTTGCACAGTTCGCCGCTGGATGCTTCTGGGGGGTGGAGCTGGCGTTTCAGAGAGTCCCCGGTGTGACTCATACGGAGGTTGGATACACCCAAGGGTTCCTCCACAATCCTTCATACGAGGATGTCTGCATGAACACAACGAACCATGCAGAGGTTGTCAGGGTTCAGTATGATCCCAAAGAGTGCAACTTTGAGTCTCTTCTTGATGTCTTCTGGTCTAGACATGATCCCACCACCTTGAATCGCCAG GGGAAAGATGTGGGAACCCAATACAGATCAGGGATATACTTCTACTCACCTGAACAAGAGAAACTAGGGGTGGAGTCAATGGAACGTCACCAGGAAAAAATGGAGAGCAAGATCATGACTGAGATTTTACCTGCTAAGAAATTCTACAGAGCTGAGGAGTATCATCAGCAGTACCTGTCAAAGGGTGGGCAGTCCTGTGGCATAGCTTGCAACAGTCCACTCATGTGCAGCGCTGCTACGGCTTAA
- the LOC108831879 gene encoding peptide methionine sulfoxide reductase A3-like encodes MNLSAITQGNDNDAPAPGNEFAQFAAGCFWGVELAFQRVPGVTHTEVGYTQGFLHNPSYEDVCTNTTNHAEVVRIQYDPKECKFESLLDVFWSRHDPTTLNRQGKDVGTQYRSGIYFYTPEQEKLAVESMERHQEKMESKIMTEILPAKKFYRAEEYHQQYLSKGGQSCGIACNSPLMCGAATA; translated from the exons ATGAATCTCTCTGCTATCACTCAGGGAAACGACAATGACGCTCCGGCGCCGGGAAATGAGTTTGCACAGTTCGCCGCAGGATGCTTCTGGGGCGTGGAGCTGGCGTTTCAGAGAGTCCCCGGTGTGACTCATACGGAGGTTGGATACACCCAAGGGTTCCTCCACAATCCTTCATACGAGGATGTTTGCACGAACACAACGAACCATGCAGAGGTTGTCAGGATTCAGTATGATCCCAAAGAGTGCAAGTTTGAGTCTCTTCTTGATGTCTTCTGGTCTAGACATGACCCCACCACCTTGAATCGCCAG GGAAAAGATGTGGGAACCCAATACAGATCAGGGATATACTTCTACACACCTGAGCAGGAGAAACTAGCGGTGGAGTCAATGGAACGTCACCAGGAAAAAATGGAGAGCAAGATCATGACTGAGATTCTACCTGCTAAGAAATTCTACAGAGCTGAGGAGTATCATCAGCAGTACCTGTCAAAGGGTGGGCAGTCCTGTGGCATAGCCTGCAACAGTCCACTCATGTGTGGCGCTGCTACGGCTTAA
- the LOC108831878 gene encoding peptide methionine sulfoxide reductase A3: protein MNLSAITQGNDNDAPAPGNEFAQFAAGCFWGVELAFQRVPGVTHTEVGYTQGFLHNPPSYEDVCTNTTNHAEVVRVQYDPKECNFESLLDVFWSRHDPTTLNRQGKDVGTQYRSGIYFYTPEQEKLAVESMERHQEKMESKIMTEILPAKKFYRAEEYHQQYLSKGGQSCGIACNSPLMCSAAMA from the exons ATGAATCTATCTGCAATCACTCAGGGAAACGACAATGACGCTCCGGCGCCGGGAAATGAGTTTGCACAGTTCGCCGCTGGATGCTTCTGGGGTGTGGAGCTGGCGTTTCAGAGAGTCCCCGGTGTGACTCATACGGAGGTTGGATACACCCAAGGGTTCCTCCACAATCCTCCTTCATACGAGGATGTCTGCACGAACACAACGAACCATGCAGAGGTTGTCAGGGTTCAGTATGATCCCAAAGAGTGCAACTTTGAGTCTCTTCTTGACGTCTTCTGGTCTAGACATGACCCCACCACCTTGAATCGTCAG GGAAAAGATGTGGGAACCCAATACAGATCAGGGATATACTTCTACACACCTGAGCAGGAGAAACTAGCGGTGGAGTCAATGGAACGTCACCAGGAAAAAATGGAGAGCAAGATCATGACTGAGATTTTACCTGCTAAGAAATTCTACAGAGCTGAGGAGTATCATCAGCAGTACCTGTCAAAGGGTGGGCAGTCCTGTGGCATAGCTTGCAACAGTCCACTCATGTGCAGCGCTGCTATGGCTTAA
- the LOC108831883 gene encoding peptide methionine sulfoxide reductase A2, which translates to MDPSIAQEESKLLDTPSTDPSPIAQEEPQLVDTPAIVPSPIAQEPDNDVPSPGTQFAEFAAGCFWGLELAFQRIPGVIETEVGYTQGISHNPTYKVVRTNKTNHAEVVRVQYDPNECSYETLLDLFWSRHDPTSLNRQGELVGAQYRSGIYFYTPEQEKLARESLENQQKKLEEKIVTEILPAKKFYKAEEYHQHYLVKGGMYGNAQSPAKSCKDPIRCYG; encoded by the exons ATGGATCCTTCTATAGCTCAAGAAGAGTCTAAGTTATTAGATACACCTTCAACTGACCCTTCTCCTATAGCTCAAGAAGAGCCTCAGTTAGTAGACACACCTGCTATAGTCCCTTCTCCGATAGCACAGGAGCCCGACAACGATGTACCCTCACCGGGAACCCAGTTTGCTGAGTTCGCCGCTGGATGCTTCTGGGGACTGGAGCTTGCTTTCCAGAGGATCCCTGGGGTGATCGAGACTGAGGTCGGGTACACTCAAGGGATCTCACATAATCCTACATACAAGGTTGTCCGCACGAACAAAACGAACCATGCAGAGGTTGTAAGGGTTCAGTATGATCCCAATGAGTGCAGCTATGAGACCCTGCTTGATTTGTTCTGGTCTAGACATGATCCCACCTCCTTGAATCGTCAG GGAGAGCTTGTGGGAGCTCAATACCGATCAGGGATATATTTCTATACACCAGAGCAAGAGAAGCTAGCACGTGAGTCTCTAGAGAATCAGCAGAAAAAGCTTGAGGAGAAGATTGTGACTGAGATCTTACCAGCGAAGAAGTTCTACAAAGCTGAAGAATACCATCAGCATTACCTCGTCAAAGGTGGCATGTATGGCAATGCACAATCTCCTGCAAAGAGCTGCAAGGACCCTATTCGTTGCTACGGCTAA
- the LOC108831880 gene encoding peptide methionine sulfoxide reductase A2-like, which yields MDPSIAQEESKLLDTLATEPFPIAQEEPQLVDTPAIVPSPIAQEPDNDVPSPGNQFAEFAAGCFWGLELAFQRIPGVTETEVGYSQGISHNPTYKVVCTDKTNHAEVVRVQYDPNECSYETLLDLFWSRHDPTSFIQGEKGEQVGAQYRSGIYFYTQEQEKLARESLENQQKKLEKKIVTEILPVKKFYKAEEYHLHYLAKGGMYGNAQSPAKCCKDPIRCYG from the exons ATGGATCCTTCTATAGCTCAAGAAGAGTCTAAGTTATTAGATACACTTGCAACTGAGCCTTTTCCTATAGCTCAAGAAGAGCCTCAGTTAGTAGACACACCTGCTATAGTTCCTTCTCCGATAGCACAGGAGCCTGACAATGATGTACCCTCACCGGGAAACCAGTTTGCTGAGTTCGCCGCTGGATGTTTCTGGGGACTGGAGCTTGCTTTCCAGAGGATCCCTGGGGTGACCGAGACTGAAGTTGGGTACAGTCAAGGGATCTCGCACAATCCTACATACAAGGTTGTCTGCACGGACAAAACGAACCATGCAGAGGTTGTAAGGGTTCAGTATGATCCCAATGAATGCAGCTATGAGACCCTGCTTGATTTGTTCTGGTCTAGGCATGATCCCACTTCCTTTATTCAG GGAGAGAAGGGAGAGCAAGTGGGAGCTCAATACCGATCAGGGATATACTTCTACACACAAGAGCAAGAGAAGCTAGCACGTGAGTCTCTTGAGAATCAGCAGAAAAAGCTTGAGAAGAAGATTGTGACTGAGATCTTACCAGTGAAGAAGTTTTACAAAGCTGAAGAATACCATCTGCATTACCTTGCCAAAGGTGGCATGTATGGCAATGCACAATCTCCTGCAAAGTGCTGCAAGGACCCTATCCGTTGCTACGGCTAA
- the LOC108847509 gene encoding glutamate dehydrogenase 2, with product MNALAATNRNFRHASRILGLDSKIEKSLMIPFREIKVECTIPKDDGTLVSYIGFRVQHDNSRGPMKGGIRYHPEVDPDEVNALAQLMTWKTAVADIPYGGAKGGIGCSPRDLSLSELERLTRVFTQKIHDLIGIHTDVPAPDMGTNAQTMAWILDEYSKFHGYSPAVVTGKPIDLGGSLGREAATGRGVVYAMEALLAEYGKSIQGLTFVVQGFGNVGTWAAKLIHEKGGKVVAVSDITGAVRNPEGIDINALLRHKEATGSLNEFSGGDAMDSEELLLHECDVLIPCALGGVLNKENAGDVKAKFIVEAANHPTDPDADEILSKKGVIILPDIYANAGGVTVSYFEWVQNIQGFMWEEEKVNLELQKYMTRAFHNIKTMCHTHSCNLRMGAFTLGVSRVARATQLRGWEA from the exons ATGAATGCATTAGCCGCAACAAACCGAAACTTCCGCCACGCGTCGCGAATCCTCGGCCTGGACTCGAAGATCGAGAAGAGCCTCATGATCCCGTTCAGAGAGATCAAAGTCGAATGCACGATCCCCAAAGACGACGGGACTCTCGTCTCCTACATCGGATTCAGGGTTCAACACGACAATTCTCGCGGACCCATGAAAGGTGGAATCAGATATCACCCCGAG gtTGATCCTGATGAAGTGAACGCGTTAGCTCAGCTGATGACGTGGAAGACAGCTGTCGCCGACATTCCGTACGGTGGGGCTAAAGGTGGGATCGGGTGCAGCCCTCGGGACTTGAGCTTGAGCGAGCTCGAGCGTCTGACACGTGTCTTCACGCAGAAGATCCACGATCTCATCGGTATCCACACCGATGTCCCTGCTCCTGACATGGGGACTAATGCTCAGACCATGGCTTGGATTCTTGATGAGTACTCCAAGTTTCATGGTTATTCCCCTGCTGTTGTCACCGGAAAGCCCATT GATCTTGGTGGTTCACTTGGAAGGGAAGCTGCTACAGGACGTGGTGTTGTCTATGCTATGGAAGCTCTTCTTGCTGAGTATGGCAAATCCATTCAGGGATTGACCTTTGTTGTTCAG GGTTTTGGGAATGTTGGAACATGGGCAGCAAAGCTGATCCATGAGAAAGGAGGGAAAGTGGTTGCTGTAAGTGACATTACAGGTGCAGTCAGAAACCCTGAAGGTATCGACATCAACGCACTTCTGAGACACAAAGAGGCAACTGGAAGTCTCAATGAGTTCAGTGGTGGAGACGCAATGGACTCGGAGGAACTGTTGCTCCATGAGTGTGATGTTCTCATTCCTTGTGCTCTTGGTGGTGTCCTCAACAA GGAGAATGCTGGAGATGTGAAGGCAAAGTTCATAGTAGAGGCAGCTAACCATCCAACCGATCCAGATGCTGACGAG ATTCTGTCGAAGAAAGGAGTGATAATACTTCCAGATATATACGCAAACGCAGGGGGAGTGACGGTGAGTTACTTTGAGTGGGTGCAGAACATTCAAGGGTTCATGTGGGAAGAGGAGAAAGTGAACCTGGAGCTGCAAAAGTACATGACTCGAGCCTTTCACAACATCAAGACAATGTGCCATACTCATTCCTGCAACCTCCGTATGGGAGCTTTCACCCTTGGAGTTAGCCGTGTCGCTCGAGCCACCCAGTTGCGTGGTTGGGAAGCTTAG
- the LOC108831881 gene encoding probable pectinesterase 50 — protein sequence MGYISLTIVAFLVAFASPVVLATDTAPIPEDRSQIPQWFQTNVAPYSQRKGTLDPALEAAETARQIITVNQKGGANFKTINEAIKSIPTGNKNRVIIRLAPGVYNEKVTIDVARPFITLLGQPGSETILTYHGTAAQYGTMESATLIVWSDYFLAANLIIKNTAPMPKPGAQGQALAMRINGDKAAFYSCKFHGFQDTLCDDKGNHFFKDCYIEGTYDFIFGRGASLYLNTQLHAVGDGLRVITAQSRQSDTEQNGYTFVHCKITGTGTGIYLGRSWMSHPKVIYAFTEMSSVVNPAGWRENFNRGYDKTVFYGEYKCFGPGSHQEKRVPYTQDVDQNEVRPFLTLGYIKGSTWLLPPPKY from the exons atggGTTACATTTCTTTGACCATAGTTGCATTCCTAGTTGCTTTTGCCTCTCCAGTGGTTCTAGCCACCGATACAGCGCCAATTCCAGAAGACAGGTCCCAAATCCCACAATGGTTCCAGACAAACGTTGCACCCTATTCCCAGAGAAAGGGAACCCTAGACCCCGCCCTGGAAGCTGCTGAAACAGCGCGACAAATTATCACG GTGAATCAAAAAGGAGGCGCTAACTTTAAGACAATAAACGAAGCGATCAAGAGCATACCAACTGGAAACAAGAACCGTGTGATCATCAGGTTGGCTCCAGGTGTATACAATGAAAAGGTCACGATCGACGTAGCGCGACCATTCATTACGTTGCTTGGTCAACCTGGTTCAGAAACGATCTTGACTTACCACGGAACGGCCGCTCAGTACGGAACCATGGAGAGTGCAACTCTTATAGTCTGGTCTGACTATTTCTTGGCAGCTAACCTCATCATCAAG AATACTGCTCCTATGCCGAAACCAGGTGCACAAGGACAAGCTCTAGCTATGAGGATCAACGGTGATAAGGCAGCCTTTTACAGCTGTAAATTCCACGGTTTTCAAGATACTCTTTGCGACGACAAAGGCAACCATTTCTTTAAGGACTGCTACATCGAAGGAACCTATGATTTTATCTTCGGAAGAGGAGCTTCCTTGTATTTG AACACGCAATTGCACGCTGTTGGAGACGGATTAAGAGTGATCACGGCACAATCTAGACAAAGTGACACCGAGCAAAACGGATACACGTTCGTGCACTGCAAAATCACTGGAACTGGAACCGGAATTTATTTGGGCCGGTCTTGGATGAGCCATCCAAAAGTTATCTATGCTTTTACAGAGATGAGTAGCGTGGTCAATCCAGCTGGTTGGAGAGAAAACTTCAACCGCGGCTATGACAA GACGGTCTTTTATGGAGAATACAAGTGTTTCGGACCAGGTTCACACCAAGAGAAGAGAGTGCCTTACACACAAGATGTTGATCAAAACGAAGTTAGGCCTTTCCTCACTCTTGGTTACATCAAGGGTTCCACATGGCTACTTCCTCCTCCTAAATACtga